The following nucleotide sequence is from Mesorhizobium sp. J8.
GACCCTATGGCGAAGAGCATGCTTGCCCAGGCGCTGTCCTGCGCCGTCGTCGGCTCGCCGGAGACGGTGCGCCAGGGCATCGACGCCTTCATCCGCCGCACCGGCGCCGACGAATTGATGGTGACGGCCCAGTGCTTCGACCACGCGGCGCGCGTGCGCTCCTACGAGATTCTCGCCGAGGTGTATAAATCGATGTCGAAGGCGGCGTGATGTCGGCAGCTTTTGCCTGACATGCTCCTCTGCTAAGGGCACGCGTCCCTCCTAGAACGCGCGAGACCTGCCCGTGACCCATGACCTCGACGACCGCATGCATTTCGCCATCGACCTGGCGCGGCGCGCCGGCGAATTGGGCCTCAAATATTTTCGTGACCTCGACAATCTGACCATCGAGAGCAAGGGCCACCAGGACTTGGTTTCCGAGGGCGACCGAGAGGTCGAGCTGTTCATCCGCGCGGCGATCGTCGAGGCCTATCCGCAGGACGGCATCGTTGGCGAGGAGCACGCGGCGGTCACCGGAACAACCGGTCATGTCTGGGTGATCGACCCGATCGACGGCACCGCCAATTTCGTGCGAGGCATTCCCGCCTGGTGCGTGGTAATCGCCTGTGCCAGGGATGGCGAGACAGTGGTAGGCGTCATCCACGAGCCTTCGACCGACGAGACGTTCTACGGCCGCCTGGGCGGCGGCGCCTTCCTCAACGGCAAGCCGATCACGGCCAGCAATGCGGCGTCGCTTACCGAGGGCGCCGTCGGCACCGGGCTTTCCAACCGCGTTTCGACCAAGAATGTCGTCGAGCTCATCGGCCTGATCATGGGCGAGGGCGGCGTCTTCTACCGCAATGCTTCCGGAGCGCTGATGCTTGCCTATGCGGCGTCCGGCCGGCTGCTCGGCTATATCGAGGAGCACATGAACGCCTGGGATTGCCTCGCCGGCATGCTGCTGGTCGAAGAGGCCGGCGGCACGGTGCTGAAAGCGGATCCGAAGACGGTGCTCGGCGACGGCACGCGGGTGATCGCAGGCGGCCGACGCATCTTTCCGAGGTTGCAGCTGCTGTGCGATAGCTCTTTCGGATCTACGCGCTGACGCTCTGCGCCACCGCGCCCAGCGGCCGGCAGGAATTGCGGATCATCAGCCGGCCCTTCAGCACCAGCTTGCGCGGCGGCGCGTCGCGGTTGCCGGCCAGCCGGTCGAGCAGGAGGTTCGCCGCCTGCTCGCCGATCGCCTGCACCGGCTGCGCCACCGTGGTCAGTTGCGGCACGAACACGTCCGACCAGGGAAAATCGTCGAAGCAGGCGACCGAAATGTCCTCGGGACAAGAGAGGCCGATGTCGCGGATCGCCTTCATGGTGCCGATCACCATCGGGTTGTTGGCCGAGAAGATGGCGGTGGGCCGGTCGTGCAGTGAGAGGAGCTGCATGGTGGCGTTGTAGCCGTCGATCTCGTGGAAATTGCCGGAGCGTATGAGCTCCTCCGCCACCGGCAGGCCGGCCGCCTGCAGCGCCTCGCGATAGCCGATCATGCGGTCGTGCATGGGGGATATGTCGGAGGTGCCGGTGATGTAGGCGATGCGGCGGTGGCCAAGGTGGATGAGATAGGTGACGGCGTCGAACACGGCGCGCTGGTTGTCCAGCACCACCGCGTCGGTGTCGACGCCCTCGCAGAGACGGTCGAGGAGCACCACCGGCACATTGGCGTCCTCGACGATGTCCTTCAGAATGCCGCCGTCGCCGACGCGCGCCACGATCAGCCCGTCGACCATGCGGTCGAGCAGCAGGCGTATCTGCTCGTCCTGCGTGTTCAGGTCCTCGTCGGTGCAGCACAGCATGACGGCATAGCCGGCGCGGTCGAAAGCCTGCTGGATGACCGAGACGACATCGGTGAAGAACGGGTTGGTGATGTGCGGCACGGTGAGGCCGATGGTGCGCGTGGTGCCCATCTTCAGGCTGCGGGCAATGGCATTGCGCTTGTAGCCGATGTCGCGGATCGCCTGCTCGATGCGTTGCGTAAGCTCGGGGCTGACGGTGGCGGTACCGTTGAGCAATGCCGATACGGTGGCCACCGACACGCGCGCCGCCTCGGCTACGTGCAGCATGGTCGGCGCCGTGGATTTCCGCTGTTTTTTCCGCCCTGACACCGTCATTTTCGAAACGTTTCGCCGCCCTTATTTGGCTAAACCTACGTAAAGCCGCCATTTTCCGCAAGAATTGAAATGCATCAATCCTCAGCAACCAGATATGCGCTTGACACCTTCGAAACGTTTAGATTAGCGTTCCAGCCATCGAAGACGACGGAGGGAGGCCGTCCTTTGCCATGCAGCGCGCGGATTCCATCACGACTGGCAATGCTACGGCCGATGGTCCAGCCGCCGTTCTGAGCGCGACCGGCATTTCCAAGCGATTTGGCGGCATCGCCGCGCTGTCCGGTGTGAGTCTGGACCTCAGGCCGGGCGAGGTGCATGCGCTGATGGGCGAGAACGGTGCCGGCAAGTCGACGCTGATGAAGATACTCTCGGGCGTCTACACGGATTACGAAGGCACTGTCGCGGTCGACGGCCAGTCGGTCCGTTTCACCGGCGTCCGCGACGCCGAGGACGCCGGCATCGCCATCATCCACCAGGAGCTCAACCTCGTTCCCGAGCTCAGCGTCGCCGACAACATCTTCCTCGGCCGCGAAAAGCTGATCGCCGGGCTGGTCGTCGACCGCAAGGCGAGCAGCCGCGCGGCAAGCGCGCTGCTTGAGCGCCTCGGCATCGAGCTCGATCCGGACGCGCGCGTCGGCACGCTCAGGGTCGGCGAGCAGCAGCTCGTGGAGATCGCCAAGGCGCTGTCGAAATCGGCGCGCATCCTGATCATGGACGAGCCCACCTCGGCGCTCTCGCCGGCCGAATGCGAGCGGCTGTTCCGCATCATCCGCCAGCTCGCGGCAGGCGGCGTCGCCATCGTCTACATCTCGCACCGCATCGACGAGGTCATGCATCTGGCAAGCCGGGTGACCGTGCTGCGCGACGGACGCCATGTGGTGACGCAGGACATGGCGGCGCTGAGCGAGGACGCCATCATCTCGGCCATGGTCGGGCGCGACCTCCTGGCATCCTCCGATCACGAGCGCGGCCCGGGTGGCAGGACAGCGCTCTCGGTCAGGGACCTGTCGCTGTCCAAGCCCGACCGGCATGGCTGGCGCACGGTGATCGAGGGCGTGAGCTTCGATCTTTCGGCGGGCGAGATCCTCGGCATAGGCGGGCTGCTGGGTTCCGGCCGCACCGAAATCCTGGAGGCGATCTTCGGCTCAAGCGACGGCCGCACCGGCGGCGAGATCAAGCTCGACGGCGTGCCGGTCGAGATCGGCTCGCCGCGCGAGGCGCGCCGGCTCGGCATCGCCCTGGTGACCGAGGACCGCAAGACGCAGGGCCTGCATCTCGCGGCCTCGATCACCGACAATGTCGCGCTGCCCCTGGTCGGCGCGCTGGCGCGCTTCGGCCTGCGCTCGCGTTCGGGCGAGCAGGGCCTGGCGCGAGAGGCGGTGAGCGCGCTCGGCATACGCTGCGAAAGCATCGAGCAGGCCGCCGGCACGCTGTCGGGCGGCAACCAGCAGAAGGTGGTGATCGGCAAATGGCTGGCCACGCGGCCGCGCGTGCTCCTGCTCGACGAGCCGACGCGCGGCATCGATGTCGGCGCCAAGCGCGAGATCTACGACCTCATCTTCAAGCTCGCCGGCGACGGCCTGGCGATCGCCGTGATCAGCTCGGAACTGCCCGAGCTTCTGCATCTGGCCGACCGCATCCTGATCATGGCGGAGGGCCGCCAGCGCGGAATCCTGTCCCGTGCCGA
It contains:
- a CDS encoding inositol monophosphatase family protein, coding for MTHDLDDRMHFAIDLARRAGELGLKYFRDLDNLTIESKGHQDLVSEGDREVELFIRAAIVEAYPQDGIVGEEHAAVTGTTGHVWVIDPIDGTANFVRGIPAWCVVIACARDGETVVGVIHEPSTDETFYGRLGGGAFLNGKPITASNAASLTEGAVGTGLSNRVSTKNVVELIGLIMGEGGVFYRNASGALMLAYAASGRLLGYIEEHMNAWDCLAGMLLVEEAGGTVLKADPKTVLGDGTRVIAGGRRIFPRLQLLCDSSFGSTR
- a CDS encoding sugar ABC transporter ATP-binding protein, with amino-acid sequence MQRADSITTGNATADGPAAVLSATGISKRFGGIAALSGVSLDLRPGEVHALMGENGAGKSTLMKILSGVYTDYEGTVAVDGQSVRFTGVRDAEDAGIAIIHQELNLVPELSVADNIFLGREKLIAGLVVDRKASSRAASALLERLGIELDPDARVGTLRVGEQQLVEIAKALSKSARILIMDEPTSALSPAECERLFRIIRQLAAGGVAIVYISHRIDEVMHLASRVTVLRDGRHVVTQDMAALSEDAIISAMVGRDLLASSDHERGPGGRTALSVRDLSLSKPDRHGWRTVIEGVSFDLSAGEILGIGGLLGSGRTEILEAIFGSSDGRTGGEIKLDGVPVEIGSPREARRLGIALVTEDRKTQGLHLAASITDNVALPLVGALARFGLRSRSGEQGLAREAVSALGIRCESIEQAAGTLSGGNQQKVVIGKWLATRPRVLLLDEPTRGIDVGAKREIYDLIFKLAGDGLAIAVISSELPELLHLADRILIMAEGRQRGILSRAEASEEAIMRLAAPRRTSRPAA
- a CDS encoding LacI family DNA-binding transcriptional regulator gives rise to the protein MLHVAEAARVSVATVSALLNGTATVSPELTQRIEQAIRDIGYKRNAIARSLKMGTTRTIGLTVPHITNPFFTDVVSVIQQAFDRAGYAVMLCCTDEDLNTQDEQIRLLLDRMVDGLIVARVGDGGILKDIVEDANVPVVLLDRLCEGVDTDAVVLDNQRAVFDAVTYLIHLGHRRIAYITGTSDISPMHDRMIGYREALQAAGLPVAEELIRSGNFHEIDGYNATMQLLSLHDRPTAIFSANNPMVIGTMKAIRDIGLSCPEDISVACFDDFPWSDVFVPQLTTVAQPVQAIGEQAANLLLDRLAGNRDAPPRKLVLKGRLMIRNSCRPLGAVAQSVSA